In the genome of Crassostrea angulata isolate pt1a10 chromosome 6, ASM2561291v2, whole genome shotgun sequence, the window CGATAAagattttatatacatattttctcTTTCAGAAGTTTGTTATCACATATGAGAGAAAAATGGCACAGCGTTACTCTAATGAACTGTCTGATATAGCTGCAAGCTCTGACTTTATGGTGAATACATTTTGAAGCTGTGCATTTTCTTATGCTCGTtgtaacgaaaaatattttgaagatttatatttaatattgtaCATCATAATGATTATTATTTAATGTAATACATTTAACTATTGATCAGGGAATCATTTGTAGACCGCGCGCATATATACACCTTCAACAAAACTAATCATGgataaatattcatttggtCGGTTAAGTATAACTAGCTGAAAATTTACTATAttttacttctttaaaaaaaaaacgagatTTCAAAGTTCACGAGGCGTACTTCTCGCGATTATAACATTCAGGGGTTTTAATTCTatcttcaaattttgatattaacaGGGAAGCTTCGACTCAAATAAGAATGTTTGCATGTATGTGCCAGACTGGACTTCCAGTGGCCAAGAGGAGAATTTCCAACTCTCCACTCTAAGTAGAAGTTTGAGAGGTTCAGTTGTCATTAGGGAGGCAATCACAGATGACATGATTAACGATCAGTTGAATTTACAAAGTCTAATCACTGCATGTGAACTGCCTGACAAATTAAAAACAGAGCTGATGGCGTTGCAAACAATGAACCCAACTCTAGACGTATGTGTCTCTAAAACTGGGAAAATTTCCATCAAATATGATGCTAGCAAGACCTGTGTCTCTTTCAGGCATCTGTGTCATTTGGTTTTTCAAATCCCTAGAGAAATGTGCACAATTCAAGTGACAAAGGAAACTTATGACAAAttagaaaagaaacaaaaagatGAAAGGGGTTGTCTCATTCGATACCGTAGGCACGTTCTACAAGGACCATACTATGTAAAGTGCTGGATTCACAGATGCCTTGTTATAATATTGTCATATGGAGATAAATCAAACACCAATTGCGAAGCGCTTTTGAAATGGATAAGGCCTACTTTGAAACATTCCAAAAAAGACCAAAAATCACGAAAAGATGAAACACAGGAAGGTATCATTTTGCAATTTTATCTAAACTTTAAGCGGTTGTTAAgctaattttgaaaaaaaattgatcataGACCTAGTTGATAGTTTAACAAAATAAGCAACGAAGAAACAGAGTTATTCAATAAACGAAGTTAAACTTACATTTTGAGTAACATAAAAAATGACTATTTGTTCATGAAACTAAAGAGGTGCTTTGGTTTTGTTCAAGTCTTTTCAGGTCTTTGTAGGAAACCcgtaaattcaaattaaaaatgaataaattaaaaaaaaaaaaacttcctctCCTAGAACTAGAAAGATAGTGGCAAACCCAGAGCGTTCACTGTTTGCTGTGACACCTGTTAAAtagaataaagtaaaataatgttACTATCTGATTTTTACGATGGAGGGGGTACATAGCGATCCCCAGGATACATGTGGGCGTCcatcattaatattcaaaaataaactGATGAAATGAATTAATTTGACAATTGTAGAATGTCTAAAATCATAACATAATCGTCGTTGGTATGCTTGggaaaaaaagatagaaaaatgcTAATTCAATGCGTTTAAAATCGGGAAATGAAAACATCCGGGTTTTACTTTTGGTATGTTCATCAGATGCTGTCCTAGTTTGGATTCAAAAACcaatttatatacatgcaacGGAGGCTTATATTTACTATCGTCAAACAGTAAATGGCTAAATTTTAATTGCAAACATAAGAGTATTCTTGTTTGACATTGTTAAATCTCTTTTCAAGTTGGGATGACAGAAAATATGGACATTGAAGAAAAGTTCTTTAActctttttatttgattaatcGAGAGGggaaatttttttctgcatttaaGGCTCAAGCACGTCAATTGAATATCAAAAACTGTAAACTTGATATCTGTGTTATGAATTCGTCTTTAGGTCTGCTTTTCGCACAATATCACACGAGAGTGTAAGAATGAAGtctaatgtaataaaaaataagatcTGTTTAAGCGTAAAAGTGGATGAATAGGAGAGGGGCATATGCTTTTTTGAACCTCTTTTGAACTACGGATATGTCACGGTTTCCCAGGATCAGCGAATACAAACTGTCAATAGTTTCAAAATGTGTCTCCATAACGCAGGGTCAAAAGGCCAAATGATTTCTCAAATGCATAGGGAtgcacatttaatttttttgataagtTGCAAAACAAAAGCGCtctttttgaaaaagaataagAAACGGACATAAAAGGTATTTTCATTGTGATGCAAAGACCTAACTAAAAACTACAGTTAGACAAAGTGGTTGAAATGAATGTGTTTTTCTTTCATGCTAGAGAGTAAAATTATACCATCTATTtcaaaaaccttcttcttttcaataatttaaaatactgaaatcaaacactgaaaattatatatttatataaaacaaaatatgttatgtTTTTGTCATCAAAGATAAAGATgttaatattaaattgattgaAACCACTATTTAAGTTGCAATTTTTTAGAAGTGCTAAATAACGACACAGAACCAACGGATACAAACAACAGAAATTACAAAACCAAGTTGTACGTCGAATCAAACGAAGCGGAAGTAAACGAGATTCCCAGACACGTGTACAAGAAAATGGTTGCCCGCAAAATTCAAAGTGTATGTGTCCCTCTTGAAGGTCCAGAGACAGATCTAATTACTCAATTTGTTCAATACTTTTCCAAAAAAGCAAAGGAAGGAAATAGTAATAAAAGACTATTTCTTGAAATGTGCATCTGTGTGGAGTCTGGAGAGGATACGAGATTCCGTGAAGGAAGAACCGCATTAGAAAAGGCAATTAATCAAAAAATGTTCAAGTGTTTAAAACTTTCAGAGTTCGGTCTTGAAGATAATTGTCATGgtatgtttgtttaaaatattcacAATAATGACAATTGATTATGTTAAGAAGAATTAGTATTTTTCCTTTTCACAACTTTTTGGCgatatcatgatatttttcaGCCAAAGTATAAGAAACGATTAAGTGAGGACACGTTCATATTTGCCCACTTAAgcaaataaacatttgaaatgctTTTATCAGCTTATTTGGTCTAAAGTTAAATAAGATAAACTTTTCTAAGAatgcaaaaattatttatatacgCTTAAGTTTTTGCCCTAAACATGTTTTTACTAAATCTACGCAAATTCTAACGTCAGGGTTATACAATCTTTATGATAAAACGTTAAACATTAATAATATACTTGAGATTTTacgaaaagaaaatatttttaaaggtagTGTAAGAATAtgaacttttaattttattcagaaaacaATTTGTGTTCCTTTAATCTGCTTTTTCATTACAGTAAATGTTTTATGTGGTCATTTTTCAGATTCATTGTCACCAATTGAAGTAGAAATAGGTACAGATTCTATAGGAAAAGTTGCCGAAAAGGTTTGATGTTCAAAAGTGAAGAACTAttgattatgaattaaaaattcatttttgcgTTTATAGAAACATCACCTCAGCCTGATATATGACATGCTAATAAAAATCCAATACTAAATCAattactaaaataaataaaacatgataGTCTGTTTTGGTCCCAcgtattttcataatttttccaCAAATATGACTTTTTTACACGTAGGTCGATGTTCTCGTTAACTCTAGCAGTCCGAGCCTTGATTTAGCTAAGGGATTTGTAGAAAAGCAGATTTGTGAACTCGGCGGAAAAACAATTCAAGAAGAATGTAGAGAAGAAAAGAAAAGGGGCACATTTACCTATGGAGAAGTCTGCAAAACCAGTGCTGGTCAACTACAATGTAGAAAAATATACCATATAGCCCTATATGAGCAATGGATTTCAACGTGTAAATTGTCATTAGAGGTACACATTTCTTTGAATCTTATTTAGCTTACAGTCGTTGCATCTTATGCTTTGATTCAAGCACACgctaataataaatatatataaaaaggtgAATATATTTGGCTCTTATTACACAAACATAATTGTGACATAAAATAGCTCAGTCAGTTGAAGATTTTAGTACTAAATTAAATTTGAGCTTACACTGATATTTGTGTAGGTTTAAAGTATTCTTTATATCTCATAGACCTGTGCAATGCTATCTCTGTTGAAATTTTAGATCTTAGCTGCGTCAGTTGTACAGTGTTTGAATGAATTGGAGAAGGATGGTTTTAAAAGCATTGCTTTCCCGGCATTAGGAACTGGCAAGTTGGGTTACCCTTACTGTCCTGTAGCCAATACCATGGTTACTGTGATACATGCATACGGAAAGAAAAATCCTGATACAAAAATTGAGAGGGTCCATTTTTATCTTTACTCAAAAGATGAAATTTGCCAAACAGTAAGAAAATAATCACATTTTCTTATGTCTGTTAGAAATCATCGTAATGCATCAACTTTACTTCATTGAATACCATCTTCAAAGATTTGACTTGCTATTGTCGCCGTGTATATCTAATAGATTGCTGGTGGTG includes:
- the LOC128186670 gene encoding uncharacterized protein LOC128186670 — encoded protein: MAQRYSNELSDIAASSDFMGSFDSNKNVCMYVPDWTSSGQEENFQLSTLSRSLRGSVVIREAITDDMINDQLNLQSLITACELPDKLKTELMALQTMNPTLDVCVSKTGKISIKYDASKTCVSFRHLCHLVFQIPREMCTIQVTKETYDKLEKKQKDERGCLIRYRRHVLQGPYYVKCWIHRCLVIILSYGDKSNTNCEALLKWIRPTLKHSKKDQKSRKDETQEEVLNNDTEPTDTNNRNYKTKLYVESNEAEVNEIPRHVYKKMVARKIQSVCVPLEGPETDLITQFVQYFSKKAKEGNSNKRLFLEMCICVESGEDTRFREGRTALEKAINQKMFKCLKLSEFGLEDNCHDSLSPIEVEIGTDSIGKVAEKVDVLVNSSSPSLDLAKGFVEKQICELGGKTIQEECREEKKRGTFTYGEVCKTSAGQLQCRKIYHIALYEQWISTCKLSLEILAASVVQCLNELEKDGFKSIAFPALGTGKLGYPYCPVANTMVTVIHAYGKKNPDTKIERVHFYLYSKDEICQTSFRRAKKLYEFFLQSNSEDFIERSYKQLWMPKENMTVQIWSELPPSCTTWRSHIEAYFIFVEGILSETYRRRLYNYGGFIVTFPDWDESKELVKDLVLTNGLCAVLVDIKDAKVKDCVAYQKNIVDCFENIPCVELLKIVVSKDMFEKLNAKNYEINIHRVSKIDVSVWGNCCKEVAKDVKSLF